From the Bubalus kerabau isolate K-KA32 ecotype Philippines breed swamp buffalo chromosome 2, PCC_UOA_SB_1v2, whole genome shotgun sequence genome, one window contains:
- the LOC129644374 gene encoding LOW QUALITY PROTEIN: syntaxin-binding protein 4-like (The sequence of the model RefSeq protein was modified relative to this genomic sequence to represent the inferred CDS: inserted 1 base in 1 codon; deleted 1 base in 1 codon) yields the protein MKDRGVKTLPAPANTGSCLSDDYSSSVVSSSLLEKDPAFQMITVTKKTGLGLKILGGINWNEGPLVYIQEIIPGGDCYKDGCLKPGDQLVSVNKESMIGVSFEEAKSKITRAKLRSESSWEIAFIRQKSDSSHLENPSCSSLLQATGGYGPQASKFSLISSPEILIPKTSSTPRSMDAILPSFRRNQIKTGYKKTEQISITSSDNSPTDMSNTDIAPAWTDNYGPQGKISLNPSVRVKVGKLEMALNYLGIQPTKEYHQALRQQVQVDPKGTVSFGDFVHVARNLFSLQLDEADVGAHEISSILNSQISQETGDSLETDEMEKFKHERNNALEEVKTLKEKLFESERQRKQLTEELQNVKQEAKAVVEETRALRSRLRLAEAAQRQAQGMEMDYKEMIRLLEAEITELKAQLAGYSDRNKKSVQELRKRITVLDCQLRKSEMAWKTFEASTEKVLHFVESIQDVFSDNSAPLSNLSERRVLLGSQMSLMPLGKNGHNIPXTLALESKELVKSVCAIRDMDCLPYEWEEAYTADGIKYFINHVTQTTSWMHPVMSPLNLSCSEENEEDCSREPPDQRN from the exons ATGAAAGACAGAGGTGTGAAGACCCTGCCTGCCCCAGCGAACACAG GATCCTGCCTTTCAGATgattacagttcttctgtggtaTCATCCAGTCTACTTGAAAAGGATCCTGCCTTTCAGATGATTACAGTTACCAAGAAAACAGGCCTTGGTCTGAAGATCCTAGGAGGAATTAACTGGAATGAAGGTCCATTGGTATATATTCAGGAAATCATTCCTGGAGGAGACTGTTATAAGGATGGATGTTTGAAACCAGGAGATCAACTTGTCTCAGTAAACAAGGAGTCCATGATTGGTGTATCATttgaagaagcaaaaagcaaaattaCCAGAGCCAAGTTGAGGTCAGAATCTTCTTGGGAGATAGCATTCATAAGACAGAAATCTGACAGCAGCCATTTAGAAAATCCATCTTGTTCATCCCTTTTACAAGCTACAGGAGGATATGGACCTCAAGCCTCAAAATTTAGCCTTATTTCTTCTCCTGAAATACTAATTCCAAAGACCTCATCCACTCCCAGATCTATGGATGCCATTTTACCTTCTTTTAGGAGGAATCAGATAAAAACTGGATACAAGAAAACAGAACAGATTTCAATTACTTCTTCAGACAACAGCCCTACAGATATGTCTAATACAGATATTGCCCCTGCTTGGACTGATAACTATGGGCCACAAGGAAAGATTTCCCTAAATCCGTCTGTTCGTGTTAAGGTAGGGAAACTGGAAATGGCTCTAAATTATCTCGGAATTCAGCCCACAAAAGAATACCACCAAGCTCTGAGACAGCAAGTACAAGTAGACCCAAAGGGGACGGTGTCTTTTGGAGATTTTGTCCACGTTGCCAGAAACTTGTTTTCCTTGCAATTGGATGAAGCCGATGTTGGTGCACATGAAATTTCCAGTATATTAAattcacagatttctcaggagacaggtgattCCTTAGAAACAGATGAAATGGAAAAGTTTAAGCATGAAAGAAATAACGCCTTGGAAGAAGTGAAGACACTtaaggaaaaattatttgaatcggaaaggcagaggaagcaattGACAGAAGAACTCCAGAATGTTAAACAAGAAGCCAAAGCTGTGGTCGAAGAAACAAGAGCCCTGCGAAGCCGGCTTCGTCTTGCCGAAGCTGCACAGAGACAGGCACAGGGAATGGAAATGGATTACAAGGAAATGATCCGTCTGTTAGAGGCTGAGATTACAGAGCTGAAGGCTCAGCTTGCTGGTTATTCTGACCGAAATAAAAAAAGTGTTCAGGAGTTAAGAAAGAGAATCACAGTACTGGACTGCCAATTGAGAAAATCAGAAATGGCTTGGAAAACTTTTGAGGCATCCACTGAAAAGGTTCTCCATTTTGTAGAGTCTATTCAAGATGTATTTTCTGATAATTCTGCACCTTTGTCAAatttaagtgaaagaagagttcTGTTAGGTTCCCAGATGTCCCTCATGCCATTGGGAAAGAATGGACACAACATCC GCACACTGGCACTTGAGTCTAAGGAACTTGTTAAATCTGTCTGTGCCATACGTGATATGGATTGTCTACCTTATGAGTGGGAGGAAGCTTACACAGCAGATGGAATCAAGTACTTCATCAATCACGTAACACAGACTACGTCCTGGATGCAC CCTGTGATGAGCCCACTGAACTTGTCCTGCTCAGAGGAGAATGAAGAGGATTGTTCCAGAGAACCTCCCGACCAGAGAAACTGA
- the TCIM gene encoding transcriptional and immune response regulator produces MKAKPSHPAFSMSTSLRVSPSIHGYHFDTASRKKAVGNIFENIDQEALQRLFKNSGDKKAEERAKIIFAIDQDLEEKTRALMALKKRTKDKLFQFLKLRKYSIKVH; encoded by the coding sequence ATGAAAGCCAAGCCAAGCCACCCGGCCTTCAGCATGTCCACCTCGCTGCGAGTCAGCCCGTCCATCCACGGCTACCACTTCGACACAGCCTCACGTAAGAAAGCTGTGGGCAACATCTTCGAAAACATAGACCAAGAAGCATTACAGAGGCTCTTCAAAAACTCCGGGGACAAGAAAGCAGAGGAGCGAGCAAAGATCATTTTTGCCATAGATCAAGACCTAGAGGAGAAGACACGCGCCCTGATGGCTCTGAAGAAGAGAACGAAAGACAAGCTTTTCCAGTTTCTGAAACTGCGGAAATATTCCATTAAAGTTCACTGA